In Armatimonadota bacterium, one DNA window encodes the following:
- a CDS encoding methyltransferase domain-containing protein — protein MNSSFDALAPLYDRLMSNVPYISWLSYYRLLLAKHELQPQSFLDVCCGTGTLAEKLAADGFAVTGFDVSEPMIREAKRKIAASGFNVDYVVADAASLDLGRKFDAAYSFFDSLNYITEHEQLRRAIKRVAEHLEPGGSFIFDVNTAYAFEKRMFDQEDLRKQTEPKYSWKGAYDPESRLIQIHMKFWDGEDAISVDHVQRAYSDDELRAYLREAGFFDVSVFDSYTLNPARERSDRLHYVATLQSG, from the coding sequence ATGAACTCTAGCTTCGACGCGCTCGCACCGCTCTACGATCGCCTGATGTCGAACGTGCCGTACATCTCGTGGCTGAGTTACTACCGACTGCTGCTGGCGAAGCACGAGCTGCAGCCACAGTCGTTCCTTGACGTTTGCTGCGGCACAGGAACGTTGGCGGAGAAGCTGGCCGCAGACGGATTTGCGGTCACCGGGTTCGACGTGAGCGAGCCGATGATCCGCGAAGCCAAACGGAAGATCGCTGCTTCAGGGTTCAACGTTGATTACGTTGTGGCTGATGCGGCGAGTCTAGACCTGGGAAGGAAGTTCGACGCGGCGTACTCGTTCTTCGACAGCCTGAACTACATCACCGAACACGAGCAGCTGCGGCGCGCGATCAAGCGGGTTGCCGAACACCTTGAGCCGGGCGGTTCCTTCATCTTCGACGTCAACACCGCTTACGCGTTTGAGAAGCGCATGTTCGATCAAGAGGATCTCAGAAAGCAGACGGAGCCGAAGTACAGTTGGAAGGGGGCGTACGATCCGGAATCTCGCTTGATCCAAATCCACATGAAGTTCTGGGATGGCGAGGACGCCATCAGCGTGGATCATGTTCAACGCGCGTACTCCGACGACGAGTTGCGCGCGTACTTGAGAGAAGCCGGGTTTTTCGACGTGAGTGTGTTCGACAGTTACACGTTGAACCCAGCTAGAGAAAGGAGCGACCGACTGCACTACGTTGCGACGTTGCAGAGCGGCTAA
- the acpS gene encoding holo-ACP synthase, translating to MIRAVGVDIVEIGRIERAMRKPRFVERIFTERERKFLNSPKAVAGRWACKEAVAKCLPKRIRWHEVEVLTGERGEPIVHFAGLEAIVSGGRFHVSISHERSHAVAVAVLEVD from the coding sequence ATGATCAGGGCCGTCGGCGTCGATATAGTCGAAATCGGTCGCATTGAGCGAGCGATGCGCAAGCCACGCTTCGTCGAGCGCATTTTCACCGAGCGGGAGCGGAAGTTCCTGAACTCCCCGAAAGCCGTCGCCGGTCGGTGGGCTTGCAAGGAGGCCGTGGCCAAGTGCCTTCCGAAACGCATCAGGTGGCACGAAGTCGAGGTGCTGACAGGCGAGCGCGGCGAACCGATCGTGCACTTCGCTGGACTGGAAGCGATCGTGTCTGGCGGCAGATTCCACGTCTCGATCTCCCACGAGCGCAGCCACGCCGTGGCCGTCGCGGTTCTTGAGGTCGATTGA
- a CDS encoding (Fe-S)-binding protein, with product MEPTRDEFLHMPWPWVKPLFYILTFGSLAICVYRFWRQSSFWKQGAESPAGKDWLANVLKHVIGQKKVQGSRPKSGAPMHLLMFWGFLALLLATTLLAIATYAPLIGVANFHEGLYFLIFETTFDLLGLAFVVGVVWAISRRLKILSKDGPLNSVLSFERQDWEGLVILLMLGVTGFLVEAARIATAPQPADAFSVVGYGLSFLMPTLKPIGYVAIWWFHMAWVWAFFIRLPDMRLRHMVTVTMATARMSDKTPGRLEPVTVEQVEATGKVGAAVASDYSQWHLLSIDACMSCGRCTEVCPAHAVGKILDPKQVVADIHRAAVNGEPIADAVSAEALWDCTTCYACEEVCPAHIPHVEMIVDARRHLVAEGALAGSAGVMLRQVASAGHAWGQDTSTREGWMKGLDVPLCRDGKPFEYLFWVGCAGATDPGAIKTTRAVVELLQRAGVSFACLGKEESCTGDPARRTGDEFVFQEQVSKNKTFFEKYAVTKIVTACPHCLNTLRNEYPDFMARVEVFHHSEILAELVERGDLSPVNSPDGQTTLHDPCYLARVNGQVDAPRAIFGDETHFNTDKSAIVHALEKQSDGPRSLVEPEHFGVKTRCCGAGGGRMWMDEGQEKRPSSKRVRELLQTGAEQIAVACPFCRIMLEPEVQQQTDGQVRIVDLAVLLQESNQDS from the coding sequence GTGGAGCCGACTCGCGACGAATTCCTGCACATGCCGTGGCCGTGGGTCAAGCCGCTCTTTTACATTCTGACTTTCGGCAGCTTGGCGATCTGCGTCTACCGGTTCTGGCGCCAGTCCTCGTTTTGGAAGCAAGGAGCAGAGTCGCCAGCCGGCAAGGACTGGCTCGCGAACGTACTGAAGCACGTCATCGGGCAGAAGAAGGTCCAGGGCAGCAGGCCGAAGAGCGGCGCTCCGATGCACCTCTTGATGTTCTGGGGGTTCCTGGCATTGCTTCTCGCGACGACGCTGTTGGCTATCGCAACGTACGCACCTCTTATCGGCGTCGCCAACTTTCACGAAGGGCTGTACTTCTTGATCTTTGAGACGACGTTCGACCTGCTCGGGCTTGCGTTCGTGGTCGGCGTCGTCTGGGCGATTTCGCGGCGGCTCAAAATCTTGAGCAAGGACGGACCGTTGAACAGTGTGCTCAGCTTCGAGCGGCAAGACTGGGAGGGGCTTGTTATCCTATTGATGCTCGGCGTGACCGGCTTCTTGGTGGAAGCCGCTCGCATAGCCACAGCCCCGCAGCCTGCGGACGCCTTTTCGGTCGTGGGGTACGGGCTCTCCTTCCTGATGCCTACGCTGAAACCGATTGGCTATGTGGCGATCTGGTGGTTCCACATGGCCTGGGTTTGGGCGTTCTTTATCCGCCTGCCCGATATGCGATTGCGGCACATGGTCACGGTGACGATGGCGACGGCTCGCATGAGCGACAAAACGCCGGGCCGGCTCGAACCTGTAACGGTGGAACAGGTCGAGGCGACTGGGAAAGTTGGCGCGGCGGTCGCGTCTGACTACTCCCAGTGGCATCTCCTTTCGATCGACGCTTGCATGTCCTGCGGCCGGTGTACGGAGGTGTGTCCAGCTCATGCCGTCGGCAAAATACTGGATCCCAAGCAGGTCGTTGCGGACATTCACAGGGCTGCGGTGAACGGTGAGCCGATCGCGGACGCCGTGTCCGCAGAGGCGCTTTGGGACTGCACGACGTGTTACGCGTGCGAGGAGGTCTGCCCGGCGCACATACCGCACGTCGAGATGATCGTCGATGCTCGGCGTCACTTGGTCGCAGAGGGCGCGCTGGCCGGATCAGCGGGGGTCATGCTGCGTCAGGTCGCGAGCGCAGGCCATGCGTGGGGCCAGGACACCTCGACGCGAGAGGGGTGGATGAAGGGGCTCGACGTGCCGCTTTGCAGGGACGGCAAGCCGTTCGAGTACCTGTTCTGGGTCGGCTGTGCGGGCGCTACCGATCCAGGCGCGATCAAGACGACTCGCGCGGTAGTCGAGTTGCTCCAGCGCGCCGGAGTCAGCTTCGCCTGCCTCGGCAAGGAGGAGTCGTGTACCGGCGATCCGGCCAGGCGCACCGGCGATGAGTTCGTGTTTCAGGAGCAGGTCTCGAAGAACAAGACGTTCTTTGAGAAGTACGCCGTGACGAAGATCGTCACGGCATGCCCACACTGCTTGAACACGCTGCGCAACGAGTACCCGGATTTCATGGCGCGAGTAGAAGTGTTCCATCACTCTGAGATTCTCGCGGAGTTGGTCGAGCGCGGCGATCTTTCGCCTGTGAACTCACCGGACGGTCAGACGACGCTGCACGATCCGTGCTACTTGGCGCGGGTCAACGGCCAAGTAGACGCGCCGCGAGCGATCTTCGGCGACGAGACTCACTTCAACACGGACAAGTCGGCGATCGTGCACGCTCTGGAGAAGCAGTCTGACGGTCCAAGGTCGCTGGTCGAGCCAGAGCACTTCGGCGTCAAGACTAGGTGCTGCGGAGCGGGCGGAGGCCGCATGTGGATGGACGAGGGCCAGGAAAAACGCCCAAGCTCCAAGCGGGTTCGGGAGCTTCTGCAGACCGGCGCTGAGCAGATCGCAGTCGCGTGTCCGTTCTGCCGCATCATGCTGGAGCCAGAGGTTCAACAGCAGACAGACGGGCAGGTGCGAATCGTCGATCTGGCCGTGCTGCTGCAGGAGTCGAATCAAGACTCATGA